A single region of the Phycisphaerae bacterium RAS1 genome encodes:
- the argD gene encoding Acetylornithine aminotransferase yields the protein MMNHEMQQVLSNPSAQRAARPALVDTYAQFPIEPVSGNGATLLTRDGREYWDFYGGHAVALLGHSHAGVTRAVTEQMAKLTFYSNVVPLEIRARAAERLCRFAGADLNSVFFCNSGAEANENALKLAIQQTGRKRIAVLEGGWHGRTLLALSATTEEKLRAPFSDLLVDSVRLRPNQLNDVDKLDAGIAAIIVEPILSIAGIVELSAEFLQALRRRSNQTGTYLIYDEIQTGAGRLGRPYVAGAFNVAPDMSTSAKGLANGMPIGAVLMNERVASRVKAGDLGSTFGGGPVVCAALLAVLDTIERDSLCEHAARLGDAMHQELVVGPVERVLGRGCLIGLRTRGPAKAVQQKLLDAGFVTGTSADSNVLRLMPPINTPPEAVLLLRNALCAIQ from the coding sequence ATGATGAATCACGAAATGCAGCAAGTGCTCAGCAATCCGTCCGCCCAACGGGCCGCCAGGCCGGCCCTGGTCGATACGTACGCACAATTTCCCATTGAGCCCGTGTCGGGCAACGGTGCAACGCTGCTGACGCGCGATGGGCGCGAATACTGGGATTTTTATGGCGGCCACGCTGTGGCGCTGCTCGGGCATTCGCATGCCGGCGTGACGCGCGCCGTCACGGAACAGATGGCGAAGCTGACGTTCTATTCCAATGTCGTCCCGCTGGAGATTCGCGCGCGTGCGGCCGAGCGGCTGTGTCGCTTCGCGGGCGCCGATCTGAATTCGGTCTTCTTCTGCAACAGCGGCGCCGAAGCCAATGAGAACGCGCTCAAGCTGGCGATCCAGCAGACAGGCCGAAAGCGCATCGCCGTGCTGGAGGGCGGCTGGCATGGCCGCACGCTGCTCGCCCTTTCGGCCACCACAGAGGAGAAGCTGCGCGCGCCGTTTTCCGATCTGCTGGTTGACAGCGTGCGGCTGCGGCCGAATCAACTGAATGACGTTGACAAGCTGGATGCGGGCATTGCGGCGATTATTGTCGAGCCGATTCTCAGCATCGCCGGCATTGTCGAGTTGTCCGCCGAGTTTCTTCAGGCCCTGCGGCGCCGCTCGAACCAGACCGGGACGTACCTGATCTATGACGAAATTCAGACCGGCGCCGGCCGCCTCGGCCGGCCGTACGTCGCGGGGGCATTCAACGTGGCGCCGGACATGTCCACTTCGGCGAAGGGCCTGGCCAATGGGATGCCGATCGGCGCGGTATTGATGAATGAGCGCGTCGCGTCGCGCGTGAAAGCCGGCGACCTGGGATCGACCTTCGGCGGCGGTCCGGTGGTGTGCGCCGCATTGCTCGCGGTGCTCGACACGATTGAGCGCGACTCACTCTGTGAGCACGCGGCACGTCTGGGCGACGCCATGCACCAGGAGCTTGTCGTCGGACCGGTCGAGCGTGTGCTCGGCCGCGGCTGCCTGATCGGCCTGCGGACGCGCGGCCCGGCGAAGGCGGTGCAGCAGAAGCTGCTCGATGCGGGATTTGTCACGGGCACCAGCGCCGATTCGAACGTCTTGCGGCTCATGCCGCCGATCAATACGCCGCCGGAGGCGGTTCTGCTGTTGCGGAATGCACTGTGCGCGATTCAGTGA
- a CDS encoding iron-responsive transcriptional regulator, with protein MISKTAEYAIRAALWLAGHPGQSWSVHHIAGETDIPAKYLAKVMQALGRAGLVKAQPGPGGGFLLARRPPQIGLLDIFTAADPIRRIRSCPLDDPTHADGLCPLHSRLDRALATIEEAFRGCTLADLLAESNDFDQTCASNTRAVRENLRVDTARSASNPAVSADADQPLRLPPTSKGDSQ; from the coding sequence ATGATCTCCAAGACCGCTGAATACGCGATACGCGCCGCACTCTGGCTCGCCGGGCATCCCGGGCAATCCTGGAGCGTCCACCACATCGCCGGGGAGACGGATATTCCCGCCAAGTACCTCGCAAAAGTCATGCAGGCCCTTGGAAGGGCCGGCCTGGTCAAGGCTCAGCCGGGGCCGGGCGGCGGCTTCCTGCTGGCGCGCCGGCCGCCTCAAATCGGCCTGCTCGACATCTTCACCGCCGCCGATCCGATCCGCCGCATCCGAAGCTGCCCGCTGGATGACCCGACTCACGCCGACGGTCTGTGCCCGTTGCACTCCCGGCTCGACCGGGCGCTGGCGACGATTGAGGAAGCCTTCCGCGGCTGCACACTGGCGGACCTGCTGGCAGAGTCAAACGACTTTGACCAAACGTGCGCAAGCAACACCCGCGCCGTTCGCGAAAACCTGCGCGTCGACACGGCAAGGTCGGCGAGCAATCCGGCCGTGTCCGCCGACGCGGACCAGCCCCTCAGGCTCCCACCCACATCGAAAGGAGACTCGCAATGA
- the argE_1 gene encoding Acetylornithine deacetylase gives MDNRRLIERLLRLTSIKCLSGQEAAVADAIQSELAAAGIAVRRLGDNVVCEIGDAPRPRLLVNSHLDTVPPAAGWTSDPWTPRWENRRITALGANDAKASVCAMIEAVLALRESQSRGIACEGTVILALTTEEETTGRGLRETLPALLPIDAALVGEPTDLIPMIAQRGLLILRCTARGRTSHPANTPANTGDNAIINALQAVAQLRSFDWGPPHAMLGACHAHVTKIAGGVATNVIPDACEFWVDVRTTPEQPHQEIVEQLRSHLACEVQVHSDRMAPVHTEPGAAIVRAIRLVFPEREPRGSATMSDMVTLQGIPSVKIGPGLSARSHTPDEYITIDELMAGAVAYERICRAYFQECAAEEGRHGSGADHGRATMGQGPPAR, from the coding sequence ATGGACAACAGACGACTCATTGAGCGACTGCTTCGCCTGACATCCATCAAGTGCCTGTCGGGGCAGGAGGCGGCTGTCGCCGACGCGATTCAGAGCGAGCTTGCGGCTGCGGGGATCGCGGTGCGTCGCCTTGGCGACAATGTCGTATGCGAGATAGGCGACGCTCCGCGTCCGCGGCTGCTGGTCAACTCTCACCTCGACACGGTCCCGCCGGCGGCAGGATGGACCTCCGATCCTTGGACGCCGCGGTGGGAGAACCGCCGCATCACCGCGCTCGGAGCCAACGACGCCAAGGCCAGCGTCTGTGCGATGATCGAGGCCGTGCTCGCGCTCCGCGAAAGCCAGTCGCGGGGCATAGCATGTGAGGGGACCGTGATCCTGGCGCTTACAACCGAGGAGGAAACGACCGGGCGCGGCCTGCGCGAAACGCTTCCGGCCCTGCTGCCCATTGACGCCGCATTGGTCGGTGAACCCACCGATCTCATTCCAATGATCGCGCAGCGCGGCCTGCTTATCCTCCGCTGCACGGCGCGCGGGCGCACCAGCCACCCGGCCAATACTCCCGCCAACACGGGCGACAATGCGATCATCAACGCATTGCAGGCGGTGGCACAGTTGCGCAGCTTCGACTGGGGCCCGCCGCATGCGATGCTCGGCGCCTGCCATGCGCACGTGACGAAGATCGCGGGCGGCGTCGCAACAAACGTCATTCCCGACGCCTGCGAATTCTGGGTGGACGTGCGGACCACGCCCGAGCAGCCGCACCAGGAGATAGTGGAGCAGCTTCGCAGTCACCTGGCCTGCGAAGTGCAGGTTCACAGTGACCGCATGGCGCCCGTGCATACGGAACCCGGCGCCGCAATTGTGCGCGCGATACGGCTCGTCTTTCCGGAGCGCGAGCCGCGAGGCAGCGCGACGATGAGCGACATGGTGACGCTGCAGGGCATTCCATCCGTGAAGATCGGCCCGGGACTATCCGCCCGGTCGCATACGCCGGACGAGTACATTACGATCGATGAACTAATGGCGGGCGCGGTCGCCTATGAGCGCATCTGCCGCGCCTACTTCCAAGAATGTGCCGCTGAAGAAGGCCGGCACGGATCGGGAGCAGACCATGGCCGAGCGACTATGGGACAAGGGCCGCCCGCTCGATGA
- the argB gene encoding Acetylglutamate kinase, with the protein MYAHANMSALRTAIPYIRAFEGRVFVVKLGGRLCEPGPGLDNVVEQLSLLASLGIKLIVVHGGGEQLNALSERMGLTPTFVAGRRITDAETLDLAKMVFAGTINTNLVAAFRRFDIPAVGLTGVDAGLIAVERRPVRPVTDPSSGVRQDVDFGFVGNIVGARLELIEHLAARRFIPVVACLASDAAGQVYNVNADTVAARLAIDLAAVKYILLTTVDGVMLDVSNSTTLQTHLDLDDLEALTKRGSISGGMLPKIAACVDALKGGVPRVHIVNGLAQDSVLAELFTNEGCGTLVVADRDKKPAANP; encoded by the coding sequence ATGTACGCACACGCCAACATGAGCGCCCTTCGCACGGCGATTCCCTACATCCGCGCGTTCGAAGGCCGCGTGTTCGTCGTCAAGCTCGGCGGCCGCCTGTGCGAACCGGGGCCAGGCCTGGACAATGTCGTCGAGCAACTGTCTCTGCTGGCCTCGCTTGGAATCAAGCTGATCGTTGTGCACGGCGGCGGGGAGCAGCTCAATGCGCTGTCCGAGCGAATGGGTCTGACGCCGACTTTCGTCGCGGGAAGGCGAATCACAGATGCGGAGACGCTCGACCTGGCCAAGATGGTCTTTGCCGGAACGATCAACACCAACCTGGTCGCCGCATTTCGGCGATTTGACATACCCGCGGTTGGCCTGACGGGCGTCGACGCCGGCCTGATCGCCGTCGAGCGGCGCCCGGTGCGCCCTGTCACCGATCCCAGCAGCGGAGTGCGGCAGGACGTCGATTTTGGCTTCGTCGGGAACATTGTTGGGGCGCGGCTTGAACTAATCGAGCATCTTGCTGCGCGGCGGTTTATTCCGGTCGTGGCCTGCCTGGCGTCAGACGCGGCCGGGCAAGTGTATAACGTCAACGCGGATACTGTCGCTGCACGCCTCGCTATTGACCTTGCTGCGGTCAAGTACATTCTCCTGACGACCGTCGATGGCGTCATGCTGGATGTCAGCAACAGCACCACGCTTCAAACTCACCTTGACCTTGACGATCTCGAAGCCCTGACCAAGCGCGGCTCGATCAGCGGCGGTATGCTTCCGAAGATCGCCGCGTGCGTGGACGCGCTTAAGGGCGGTGTGCCGCGCGTCCATATTGTCAATGGCCTGGCGCAGGACAGCGTGCTGGCCGAGCTGTTCACCAACGAGGGCTGCGGGACGCTCGTCGTCGCCGATCGAGACAAGAAGCCGGCGGCCAATCCGTAA
- the argF' gene encoding N-acetylornithine carbamoyltransferase: MRHFISMLDSDPTSLAAIVRLARALKAGKAREEASILRGKILSMVFFNPSLRTRASFEAAMMRFGGSAITMNVGGDTWNLEHREGVVMDADKAEHVKEAAPVLSRYFDVLGVRTFGGLKDAEEDQADALIRSFARYCTVPMVSLESAMEHPCQGLADWMTVDERFSGAAGRNFTLTWAPQAKPTPMAVPNSAALAAAAAGCNLTIAHPPGYELHAHVVDKARSWCAARGTVLRITHDQDEACASADVVYVKSWGSPQFYGNIEAQHESFRQHAHWMVDTRHLRREQSILMHCLPVRRNVVITDAALDDRRCAVVDQAENRMWIQAAILIDLLRHANK; the protein is encoded by the coding sequence ATGCGCCACTTCATCAGCATGCTCGACTCGGACCCGACGTCGCTGGCAGCCATTGTGCGACTGGCGCGGGCCCTGAAAGCCGGCAAGGCCCGCGAGGAGGCGAGCATTCTGCGCGGCAAGATTCTGAGCATGGTCTTCTTCAACCCGTCCCTGCGCACGCGGGCGTCTTTCGAAGCCGCGATGATGCGATTCGGCGGCAGTGCGATCACGATGAACGTCGGCGGCGACACCTGGAACCTGGAGCATCGGGAAGGCGTCGTCATGGACGCCGACAAGGCTGAGCACGTCAAGGAAGCTGCTCCGGTGCTCAGCCGCTATTTCGATGTTCTCGGTGTGCGCACGTTTGGCGGGCTGAAGGACGCCGAGGAGGATCAGGCCGATGCGCTCATTCGGAGTTTCGCGCGCTACTGCACAGTTCCAATGGTCAGTCTGGAATCCGCGATGGAGCATCCCTGTCAGGGACTGGCCGACTGGATGACCGTGGACGAACGATTCAGCGGCGCTGCGGGGCGGAACTTCACGCTGACGTGGGCGCCGCAAGCCAAGCCGACGCCGATGGCCGTCCCGAACTCGGCCGCGCTGGCGGCCGCGGCGGCCGGCTGCAACCTGACCATCGCGCATCCGCCCGGCTATGAACTGCACGCGCACGTTGTGGACAAGGCGCGAAGCTGGTGTGCGGCGCGAGGCACGGTGTTGCGCATTACGCACGATCAGGATGAGGCGTGCGCCTCGGCCGACGTGGTCTATGTCAAGAGCTGGGGCAGCCCGCAGTTCTATGGCAATATCGAGGCACAGCACGAGAGCTTCCGACAGCATGCTCATTGGATGGTAGACACGCGGCACTTGCGGCGCGAGCAGAGCATTCTTATGCACTGTTTGCCTGTGCGGCGCAATGTCGTCATCACGGATGCAGCATTGGACGACCGCCGCTGCGCCGTCGTGGATCAGGCTGAGAACCGGATGTGGATCCAGGCGGCGATCCTGATCGATCTGTTGCGACATGCAAACAAGTGA
- the nosZ gene encoding Nitrous-oxide reductase precursor gives MKHWKLAVTGVTTVLAATLAVVGCEKKIDDEDEGGGAKPAASAQPAATGGGAGVGGAADEVIKERKLTPDDVVAALKTFMPSGRLDDYVMFASGGHSGQVFVIGVPSMRLLKTIAVFTPEPWQGYGFGTGEAVLKGGDINGIQNRWADTHHPGLSETNADYDGQFLFIGDKANSRVAVIDLRDFETKQICKNPVAISDHGGCFVTPNTEYVVEGGQYGTPKGWKYASIEEYQKEYRGFVTFWKFDRAKGRIDESQSFAMELPPYWQDLFDCGKFDSDGWCFGNSINTEMATGGVEQGKPPFEAGVSQNDNDYLHIINWKKAAEVFKAGKVEKVKDFPIISLQTSIDEGLLYFTPEPKSPHGVDVAPKGEFIVVGGKLDPHVSIYSIAKIKQAIADKKWKPDKFGVPVLDYEACKEAQVELGLGPLHTQFDANGYAYTSLFLDSAVARWTMGGQYQAGHKEPAWTLVKKLPVQYNIGHICSAEGDVTNPDGKYLIALNKWSIDRFLHPGPLFPQNLQLVDIGQPGDKMQILYDMPLGVGEPHYAQMIKADKLKPWTVYPEIGWDPHKQAVDATAPKAGQEKITRDGNKVTVLMTANRSHFTPEHVKIKQGDHVVWRITNIERTEDATHGFSLPGYNVNLSLEPGETATLEFDAVNSGVYPWYCSEFCSALHLEMMGYFFVEPTSTADASDADAPQPTAASGADAPTASGTQ, from the coding sequence ATGAAGCATTGGAAACTGGCTGTGACCGGCGTCACCACCGTACTGGCCGCGACGTTGGCGGTCGTCGGGTGCGAAAAGAAGATTGACGACGAGGATGAGGGCGGCGGCGCCAAACCCGCGGCGTCCGCGCAGCCCGCCGCGACCGGCGGCGGCGCCGGTGTGGGGGGCGCGGCCGACGAGGTCATCAAGGAGCGCAAGCTCACGCCTGATGATGTGGTCGCGGCCCTGAAGACCTTCATGCCCAGCGGGCGGCTTGACGACTATGTCATGTTCGCCTCCGGCGGGCACAGCGGACAGGTTTTTGTGATCGGCGTCCCGTCGATGCGCCTCTTGAAGACGATCGCCGTCTTTACTCCCGAGCCGTGGCAGGGCTACGGTTTCGGCACGGGCGAGGCGGTGCTCAAGGGCGGCGACATCAACGGGATTCAGAACCGCTGGGCCGACACGCATCACCCCGGCCTGAGCGAGACCAACGCCGACTACGACGGGCAGTTCCTTTTCATCGGCGACAAGGCCAACTCGCGCGTGGCGGTGATCGACCTGCGCGACTTCGAGACCAAGCAGATCTGCAAGAACCCGGTCGCGATCAGCGATCACGGCGGGTGCTTCGTCACGCCCAACACGGAATACGTGGTCGAAGGCGGGCAGTACGGCACGCCGAAAGGCTGGAAGTACGCCTCGATCGAGGAGTATCAGAAGGAATACCGCGGCTTCGTGACCTTCTGGAAGTTCGACCGCGCCAAGGGCCGCATCGATGAATCGCAGTCCTTCGCGATGGAACTGCCGCCTTACTGGCAGGACCTGTTCGATTGCGGCAAGTTCGACAGCGACGGCTGGTGCTTCGGCAACTCGATCAACACCGAGATGGCCACCGGCGGCGTCGAGCAGGGCAAGCCGCCGTTTGAAGCGGGCGTCAGCCAGAACGACAACGACTACCTGCACATCATCAACTGGAAGAAGGCCGCCGAGGTCTTCAAGGCCGGCAAGGTTGAAAAGGTCAAGGACTTCCCGATCATTTCGCTTCAGACCAGCATCGACGAAGGGCTGCTCTACTTCACGCCCGAGCCGAAGAGCCCGCACGGCGTGGACGTGGCGCCCAAGGGCGAGTTCATTGTCGTCGGCGGCAAGCTCGATCCGCACGTGTCGATCTACAGCATCGCCAAGATCAAGCAGGCCATCGCCGACAAGAAGTGGAAGCCCGACAAGTTCGGCGTGCCGGTGCTGGATTACGAGGCGTGCAAGGAGGCGCAGGTCGAACTAGGCCTTGGGCCGCTGCATACGCAGTTTGACGCCAACGGCTACGCCTACACGTCGCTGTTCCTGGACAGCGCGGTGGCGCGCTGGACGATGGGCGGGCAGTACCAGGCCGGTCACAAGGAGCCGGCCTGGACGCTCGTGAAGAAGCTGCCGGTGCAATACAACATCGGCCACATCTGCTCGGCCGAGGGCGACGTCACGAATCCGGACGGCAAGTACCTCATCGCGCTGAACAAGTGGTCGATCGACCGCTTCCTGCACCCCGGTCCGCTCTTCCCGCAGAACCTGCAGCTCGTCGACATCGGCCAGCCGGGCGACAAGATGCAGATTCTCTACGACATGCCGCTGGGCGTCGGCGAGCCGCACTACGCCCAGATGATCAAGGCCGACAAGCTCAAGCCCTGGACGGTCTACCCGGAAATCGGCTGGGATCCGCACAAGCAGGCGGTCGACGCAACCGCGCCCAAAGCCGGGCAGGAGAAGATCACCCGCGACGGCAACAAGGTCACGGTCCTGATGACCGCCAACCGCAGCCACTTCACGCCTGAGCACGTGAAGATCAAGCAGGGCGATCACGTCGTCTGGCGCATCACCAACATCGAGCGCACCGAGGACGCGACGCACGGCTTCTCGCTGCCGGGTTACAACGTGAACCTGAGCCTGGAGCCGGGCGAGACGGCGACGCTTGAGTTCGATGCGGTGAATTCCGGCGTCTATCCGTGGTACTGCTCCGAGTTCTGCTCGGCGCTGCACCTGGAAATGATGGGTTACTTCTTCGTCGAGCCGACGTCGACCGCGGATGCATCGGATGCGGACGCGCCGCAGCCGACGGCGGCGTCCGGCGCCGACGCGCCGACGGCCAGTGGAACCCAGTAG
- a CDS encoding Argininosuccinate lyase, producing the protein MAERLWDKGRPLDELIHRFTVGDDPIWDLHLVEHDCAGSAAHARTLLKAGLLTPEETAALLAVLREIHAQAAQGRFAIPPELEDCHTTIEAELTRRCGPAGEKIHTGRSRNDQVATAMRLCLRHATLNLLQGAAELAIAALERIERDGRVDMPGYTHMQPAMPSSVGQWLHALVEALLEQLAAGRDLLARLDACPLGSGAGFGVPLHLDRAYSASLLGFSRVQRSPIDVQNSRGRLEKYFARFAADVAAAVEKLSCDLLLFTTAEFGFFKLPEAFTTGSSLMPQKRNPDVVELMRGRAARLRGRVVELEWIAGKLPSSYHRDLQLTKAPVFLAAQDAADLLAAATRVIAEFEICREKLAAGMRPELYATDAALRLVRSGVPFRRAYRQVADEFAAGSFREPAPDPAAPQPQFVGAELLSELRGELSDHVAAIARQMQRAAAAEHAVLHAAL; encoded by the coding sequence ATGGCCGAGCGACTATGGGACAAGGGCCGCCCGCTCGATGAGTTGATTCATCGGTTTACGGTGGGCGACGACCCCATCTGGGATCTGCACCTGGTCGAGCACGATTGCGCCGGCTCCGCCGCGCATGCGCGAACTCTGTTGAAGGCCGGCCTGCTGACGCCGGAAGAGACCGCCGCGCTGCTGGCCGTTCTGCGGGAGATTCACGCGCAGGCGGCGCAGGGCCGGTTCGCGATTCCACCCGAATTGGAGGACTGCCACACCACCATCGAAGCCGAGCTGACCCGCCGCTGCGGTCCTGCCGGTGAGAAGATTCACACCGGCCGCTCGCGCAACGACCAGGTCGCGACCGCCATGCGGCTATGTCTGCGGCATGCAACGCTCAATCTGCTGCAAGGCGCCGCCGAGCTGGCCATTGCCGCGCTCGAGCGCATCGAGCGCGACGGCCGCGTGGACATGCCCGGCTACACGCATATGCAGCCGGCCATGCCCTCCAGCGTCGGCCAATGGCTGCACGCGCTGGTGGAGGCGCTGCTGGAACAGCTCGCCGCCGGGCGCGACCTGCTCGCCCGGCTCGACGCTTGCCCGCTGGGCAGCGGTGCGGGCTTCGGCGTTCCGCTCCATCTCGACCGGGCGTACAGCGCCTCGCTGCTCGGGTTCTCGCGTGTGCAGCGCAGCCCGATCGACGTGCAGAACAGCCGCGGCCGGCTGGAGAAATACTTCGCCCGCTTCGCCGCCGACGTGGCCGCCGCCGTCGAGAAGCTCAGTTGCGACCTGCTGCTGTTCACGACGGCGGAATTCGGTTTTTTCAAGTTGCCCGAGGCGTTCACGACCGGCTCGTCGCTCATGCCTCAGAAGCGAAACCCGGACGTGGTGGAGTTGATGCGCGGCCGGGCCGCCCGGCTGCGCGGCCGCGTGGTCGAGTTGGAGTGGATCGCGGGCAAGCTGCCGTCGAGCTATCACCGCGACCTTCAGCTCACCAAGGCGCCGGTATTTCTCGCGGCTCAGGACGCCGCCGATCTTCTGGCCGCGGCGACACGCGTCATCGCCGAGTTCGAAATCTGCCGCGAAAAGCTGGCCGCCGGCATGCGGCCCGAGCTTTACGCGACGGACGCGGCGCTGCGGCTCGTGCGGTCAGGCGTGCCCTTCCGCCGCGCGTACCGGCAAGTCGCCGACGAGTTTGCCGCGGGCAGCTTCCGCGAGCCTGCGCCGGATCCCGCCGCGCCGCAGCCGCAGTTTGTAGGCGCCGAATTGCTCTCGGAACTTCGCGGCGAACTGTCCGATCACGTCGCGGCCATCGCGCGACAAATGCAGCGCGCCGCCGCCGCTGAGCACGCCGTCCTGCACGCCGCGCTGTAG